One genomic window of Solanum stenotomum isolate F172 chromosome 9, ASM1918654v1, whole genome shotgun sequence includes the following:
- the LOC125876865 gene encoding probable plastidic glucose transporter 2 isoform X3: protein MWGHLSASPSMYKRMTSRDSMNADVEADSDALQNGVEKEMTNPSWKYSCPHVLVATIVAFLFGYHLGVVNEPLESISVDLGFSGDTLAEGLVVSTCLAAAFAGSLISGWIADGVGRRRAFQLCSLPMLMGASLCATAKTLAGMLAGRFLVGLGLGVGPPVASLYVAEVSPAHVRGTYGSLIQIATCLGLMAALVIGIPVKNIVGWWRVCFWVSTIPAAILALAMMFCVESPHWLYKRGKLAEAEFEFERLLGSSHVKSAMLELSKSDRGDETESVKISELLNGRHSRVVFIGATLFALQQLSGINAVFYFSSTVFRRAGVSSNLANVFIGIANLTGSIVALVLMDKLGRKVLLHWSFFGMALAMALQAFASSGIASNYGAFYFSVGGMLLFVLTFAVGAGPVPGLLLPEIFPSRIRAKAMAFCMSVHWVN, encoded by the exons ATGTGGGGACACTTGAGTGCTTCACCCTCAATGTATAAGCGCATGACATCCAGAGATTCCATGAATGCTGATGTTGAAGCTGATTCAG ATGCTCTTCAGAATGGTGTAGAGAAAGAGATGACAAATCCCTCTTGGAAGTATTCGTGTCCACATGTACTCGTGGCAACAATAGTTGCATTTCTGTTTGGCTATCATCTTGG GGTAGTGAATGAACCACTTGAAAGTATTTCAGTTGATCTTGGCTTCAGCGGGGATACATTGGCGGAAG GTCTGGTGGTGAGTACTTGTCTGGCAGCTGCCTTTGCTGGATCCTTGATAAGTGGTTGGATTGCTGATGGAGTTGGCCGTCGTCGAGCCTTTCAGTTGTGCTCATTGCCTATGCTTATGGGTGCTTCTTTATG TGCAACTGCCAAAACTCTAGCAGGCATGCTCGCAGGAAGATTTTTAGTGGGATTAGGATTGGGCGTGGGTCCTCCGGTTGCTTCTCTTTACGTTGCAGAG GTTTCTCCTGCTCATGTGAGGGGTACTTACGGGAGTTTGATTCAAATAGCAACATGTCTTGGGCTGATGGCAGCTCTTGTTATAGGGATCCCTGTCAAGAATATAGTGGGTTG GTGGCGTGTATGTTTTTGGGTGTCTACTATTCCTGCTGCAATACTTGCACTTGCTATGATGTTTTGTGTTGAGTCCCCTCATTGGCTATATAAG CGAGGAAAACTTGCTGAGGCTGAATTTGAGTTTGAGAGGCTTCTAGGAAGTTCACATGTTAAAAGTGCAATGCTAGAGCTTTCAAAGTCGGATAGAGGGGACGAAACTGAAAGTGTTAAAATCTCTGAATTGCTCAATGGACGGCATTCTAGAG TTGTTTTTATTGGGGCAACCCTATTTGCTTTACAACAGCTATCTGGAATAAATGCTGTGTTTTATTTCTCTTCAACTGTATTTAGACGTGCGGGAGTATCCTCGAACCTGGCAAATGTTTTTATTGGGATTGCAAACTTGACAG GGTCAATTGTGGCCTTGGTTCTGATGGACAAATTAGGAAGGAAAGTCCTCCTTCATTGGAGCTTCTTTGGAAtg GCTTTGGCCATGGCCCTTCAAGCGTTTGCTTCAAGTGGGATTGCATCAAATTATGGAGCTTTTTACTTCTCTGTTGGTGGCATGCTGCT GTTTGTCTTGACATTTGCTGTTGGAGCTGGTCCAGTTCCTGGTCTCCTCCTCCCAGAAATATTTCCCAGTCGAATTAGGGCTAAAGCTATGGCATTTTGTATGTCAGTTCACTGGGTAAATTAG
- the LOC125876865 gene encoding probable plastidic glucose transporter 2 isoform X2: MLMLKLIQNGVEKEMTNPSWKYSCPHVLVATIVAFLFGYHLGVVNEPLESISVDLGFSGDTLAEGLVVSTCLAAAFAGSLISGWIADGVGRRRAFQLCSLPMLMGASLCATAKTLAGMLAGRFLVGLGLGVGPPVASLYVAEVSPAHVRGTYGSLIQIATCLGLMAALVIGIPVKNIVGWWRVCFWVSTIPAAILALAMMFCVESPHWLYKRGKLAEAEFEFERLLGSSHVKSAMLELSKSDRGDETESVKISELLNGRHSRVVFIGATLFALQQLSGINAVFYFSSTVFRRAGVSSNLANVFIGIANLTGSIVALVLMDKLGRKVLLHWSFFGMALAMALQAFASSGIASNYGAFYFSVGGMLLFVLTFAVGAGPVPGLLLPEIFPSRIRAKAMAFCMSVHWVVNFFVGLMFLRLLDQLGPHLLYSIFGTFCVMAVVFVKRNVMETKGKSLQEIEIALLPQE, translated from the exons ATGCTGATGTTGAAGCTGATTCAG AATGGTGTAGAGAAAGAGATGACAAATCCCTCTTGGAAGTATTCGTGTCCACATGTACTCGTGGCAACAATAGTTGCATTTCTGTTTGGCTATCATCTTGG GGTAGTGAATGAACCACTTGAAAGTATTTCAGTTGATCTTGGCTTCAGCGGGGATACATTGGCGGAAG GTCTGGTGGTGAGTACTTGTCTGGCAGCTGCCTTTGCTGGATCCTTGATAAGTGGTTGGATTGCTGATGGAGTTGGCCGTCGTCGAGCCTTTCAGTTGTGCTCATTGCCTATGCTTATGGGTGCTTCTTTATG TGCAACTGCCAAAACTCTAGCAGGCATGCTCGCAGGAAGATTTTTAGTGGGATTAGGATTGGGCGTGGGTCCTCCGGTTGCTTCTCTTTACGTTGCAGAG GTTTCTCCTGCTCATGTGAGGGGTACTTACGGGAGTTTGATTCAAATAGCAACATGTCTTGGGCTGATGGCAGCTCTTGTTATAGGGATCCCTGTCAAGAATATAGTGGGTTG GTGGCGTGTATGTTTTTGGGTGTCTACTATTCCTGCTGCAATACTTGCACTTGCTATGATGTTTTGTGTTGAGTCCCCTCATTGGCTATATAAG CGAGGAAAACTTGCTGAGGCTGAATTTGAGTTTGAGAGGCTTCTAGGAAGTTCACATGTTAAAAGTGCAATGCTAGAGCTTTCAAAGTCGGATAGAGGGGACGAAACTGAAAGTGTTAAAATCTCTGAATTGCTCAATGGACGGCATTCTAGAG TTGTTTTTATTGGGGCAACCCTATTTGCTTTACAACAGCTATCTGGAATAAATGCTGTGTTTTATTTCTCTTCAACTGTATTTAGACGTGCGGGAGTATCCTCGAACCTGGCAAATGTTTTTATTGGGATTGCAAACTTGACAG GGTCAATTGTGGCCTTGGTTCTGATGGACAAATTAGGAAGGAAAGTCCTCCTTCATTGGAGCTTCTTTGGAAtg GCTTTGGCCATGGCCCTTCAAGCGTTTGCTTCAAGTGGGATTGCATCAAATTATGGAGCTTTTTACTTCTCTGTTGGTGGCATGCTGCT GTTTGTCTTGACATTTGCTGTTGGAGCTGGTCCAGTTCCTGGTCTCCTCCTCCCAGAAATATTTCCCAGTCGAATTAGGGCTAAAGCTATGGCATTTTGTATGTCAGTTCACTGG GTGGTTAACTTTTTTGTTGGACTGATGTTCTTGCGTTTGCTCGACCAACTTGGGCCACACCTATTATACTCCATATTTGGCACCTTCTGCGTGATGGCCGTGGTATTTGTAAAGAGGAATGTGATGGAAACAAAGGGAAAGTCACTTCAAGAAATTGAGATTGCCCTTCTTCCACAAGAATAG
- the LOC125876865 gene encoding probable plastidic glucose transporter 2 isoform X1, translated as MWGHLSASPSMYKRMTSRDSMNADVEADSDALQNGVEKEMTNPSWKYSCPHVLVATIVAFLFGYHLGVVNEPLESISVDLGFSGDTLAEGLVVSTCLAAAFAGSLISGWIADGVGRRRAFQLCSLPMLMGASLCATAKTLAGMLAGRFLVGLGLGVGPPVASLYVAEVSPAHVRGTYGSLIQIATCLGLMAALVIGIPVKNIVGWWRVCFWVSTIPAAILALAMMFCVESPHWLYKRGKLAEAEFEFERLLGSSHVKSAMLELSKSDRGDETESVKISELLNGRHSRVVFIGATLFALQQLSGINAVFYFSSTVFRRAGVSSNLANVFIGIANLTGSIVALVLMDKLGRKVLLHWSFFGMALAMALQAFASSGIASNYGAFYFSVGGMLLFVLTFAVGAGPVPGLLLPEIFPSRIRAKAMAFCMSVHWVVNFFVGLMFLRLLDQLGPHLLYSIFGTFCVMAVVFVKRNVMETKGKSLQEIEIALLPQE; from the exons ATGTGGGGACACTTGAGTGCTTCACCCTCAATGTATAAGCGCATGACATCCAGAGATTCCATGAATGCTGATGTTGAAGCTGATTCAG ATGCTCTTCAGAATGGTGTAGAGAAAGAGATGACAAATCCCTCTTGGAAGTATTCGTGTCCACATGTACTCGTGGCAACAATAGTTGCATTTCTGTTTGGCTATCATCTTGG GGTAGTGAATGAACCACTTGAAAGTATTTCAGTTGATCTTGGCTTCAGCGGGGATACATTGGCGGAAG GTCTGGTGGTGAGTACTTGTCTGGCAGCTGCCTTTGCTGGATCCTTGATAAGTGGTTGGATTGCTGATGGAGTTGGCCGTCGTCGAGCCTTTCAGTTGTGCTCATTGCCTATGCTTATGGGTGCTTCTTTATG TGCAACTGCCAAAACTCTAGCAGGCATGCTCGCAGGAAGATTTTTAGTGGGATTAGGATTGGGCGTGGGTCCTCCGGTTGCTTCTCTTTACGTTGCAGAG GTTTCTCCTGCTCATGTGAGGGGTACTTACGGGAGTTTGATTCAAATAGCAACATGTCTTGGGCTGATGGCAGCTCTTGTTATAGGGATCCCTGTCAAGAATATAGTGGGTTG GTGGCGTGTATGTTTTTGGGTGTCTACTATTCCTGCTGCAATACTTGCACTTGCTATGATGTTTTGTGTTGAGTCCCCTCATTGGCTATATAAG CGAGGAAAACTTGCTGAGGCTGAATTTGAGTTTGAGAGGCTTCTAGGAAGTTCACATGTTAAAAGTGCAATGCTAGAGCTTTCAAAGTCGGATAGAGGGGACGAAACTGAAAGTGTTAAAATCTCTGAATTGCTCAATGGACGGCATTCTAGAG TTGTTTTTATTGGGGCAACCCTATTTGCTTTACAACAGCTATCTGGAATAAATGCTGTGTTTTATTTCTCTTCAACTGTATTTAGACGTGCGGGAGTATCCTCGAACCTGGCAAATGTTTTTATTGGGATTGCAAACTTGACAG GGTCAATTGTGGCCTTGGTTCTGATGGACAAATTAGGAAGGAAAGTCCTCCTTCATTGGAGCTTCTTTGGAAtg GCTTTGGCCATGGCCCTTCAAGCGTTTGCTTCAAGTGGGATTGCATCAAATTATGGAGCTTTTTACTTCTCTGTTGGTGGCATGCTGCT GTTTGTCTTGACATTTGCTGTTGGAGCTGGTCCAGTTCCTGGTCTCCTCCTCCCAGAAATATTTCCCAGTCGAATTAGGGCTAAAGCTATGGCATTTTGTATGTCAGTTCACTGG GTGGTTAACTTTTTTGTTGGACTGATGTTCTTGCGTTTGCTCGACCAACTTGGGCCACACCTATTATACTCCATATTTGGCACCTTCTGCGTGATGGCCGTGGTATTTGTAAAGAGGAATGTGATGGAAACAAAGGGAAAGTCACTTCAAGAAATTGAGATTGCCCTTCTTCCACAAGAATAG